From Candidatus Manganitrophus morganii, the proteins below share one genomic window:
- a CDS encoding DegQ family serine endoprotease, whose amino-acid sequence MFRRVTIFALVILLLPGMTVLAAPKDSPDAGIKLLEDFQNIFITLADRVKPTVVNIAPQTGAPPARPDEGPRESPRERAPEAPPGSGSGVIVDKRGFIVTNNHVVGDADEVEVRLSDKTKFTGKVVGKDPDTDLALVKIEATKDLPFATLGDSTKIKVGQWVIAVGNPFGLDRTVTVGVVSALGRENVNLSRYEDFIQTDASINPGNSGGPLFNIRGEVIGINTAIINFAQGIGFAIPSNMVQSITEQLMDKGKVTRGWLGVGIQPLTPELASKFGVKENEGVLVNEVFDGDPASRAGILPGDIILRVENLPVDTPNSLARVIAGLIPGRKANIEIMRDGKKKIVTIELIERKDEAVTAAIPRRPEVFLGLNVQDLTPEIAERFKLKEEKGVIVTKVEPGSAAEAEGLKEGDLIKEVNREKVDSTDEFKKIMEKTKKTEAVLLRISRENRAFFIVLKPSEK is encoded by the coding sequence ATGTTCAGGAGAGTGACTATCTTCGCTCTGGTAATTTTGCTGCTTCCAGGAATGACCGTCCTGGCTGCGCCAAAAGACAGCCCTGATGCCGGGATAAAGCTACTGGAGGATTTCCAGAATATATTCATCACCCTTGCCGATCGAGTGAAACCGACGGTGGTGAATATTGCTCCTCAAACAGGGGCCCCTCCCGCTCGTCCTGATGAAGGGCCTCGGGAATCGCCGCGTGAAAGAGCGCCGGAAGCTCCTCCCGGCTCTGGATCGGGTGTGATTGTCGATAAACGGGGATTTATCGTAACAAATAATCATGTCGTGGGGGATGCAGACGAAGTCGAGGTCCGGCTCTCCGATAAGACCAAGTTTACCGGGAAGGTGGTCGGAAAAGATCCCGATACCGATCTTGCGTTGGTCAAGATCGAAGCGACAAAAGATCTCCCCTTTGCCACGCTGGGTGACTCCACCAAAATCAAGGTGGGACAATGGGTGATTGCCGTCGGAAATCCCTTTGGGTTGGATCGAACAGTGACGGTCGGCGTGGTGAGCGCCCTCGGAAGAGAAAATGTCAACCTCTCCCGATATGAGGATTTCATCCAGACCGACGCCTCGATTAATCCGGGCAACTCGGGCGGACCGTTGTTCAATATCCGCGGCGAGGTCATCGGAATCAACACCGCCATCATCAACTTCGCCCAGGGAATCGGATTTGCCATTCCCTCCAACATGGTCCAATCGATTACAGAGCAGTTGATGGACAAGGGAAAGGTGACGCGCGGCTGGTTGGGCGTCGGGATCCAACCCCTCACCCCGGAGTTGGCGAGCAAGTTCGGCGTGAAAGAGAACGAAGGGGTTCTGGTGAATGAAGTTTTCGACGGAGACCCGGCGAGCAGGGCGGGAATTCTGCCGGGCGATATCATCCTCAGGGTCGAAAATTTGCCGGTCGATACCCCCAATTCGTTGGCGCGCGTGATCGCCGGATTAATCCCGGGGAGAAAAGCCAACATCGAGATCATGCGGGACGGAAAGAAGAAAATCGTCACGATCGAGTTGATCGAGCGAAAAGACGAGGCGGTTACGGCGGCCATTCCGAGGCGGCCCGAAGTCTTTCTTGGATTGAATGTTCAAGACCTTACCCCGGAAATCGCCGAGCGTTTTAAGCTTAAAGAAGAAAAAGGGGTCATCGTCACGAAGGTCGAGCCCGGAAGCGCCGCGGAGGCGGAAGGTCTGAAGGAAGGGGACCTGATCAAGGAAGTGAATCGCGAGAAGGTCGACAGCACCGACGAGTTCAAGAAAATCATGGAAAAGACCAAAAAGACGGAAGCGGTTCTCCTTCGAATCAGCCGGGAGAATCGGGCATTCTTTATTGTCTTAAAGCCGAGCGAGAAATAA
- a CDS encoding ATP-binding protein: protein MPEALRYKDYPILFVDDEEMALVTFKNLFKKEFTIHTAGSGEAALELIERHPELALIVSDQRMPDMTGIELLRRISVKRPNLIRMLITAYTEIELVIDAINRGKVYRYITKPYNEEELKQTLKQGIERYYLVKERDRLYAEKIETFKKMAQANRLTAIGILAAGMAHEINNPLVAINTFLQMIPKKYDEEVKDEEFWDKFYAVALGETHRIQMLISQLLHYSKTPEEEGLKLNGVNINDLLYETITFIDNEAKKKGLTIRQDFEPDLPLCYVDREKIRQVFLNILLNAIQATHEGYIRVKTSADFDKKDHAFFHVAVEDTGVGIAEENIQKLFNPFFTTKQNEGTGLGLMMCHHIIEEHRGSIDVHSELGKGTTMTIHLPVNLTEFNRRKSDRASPAPSVDQ from the coding sequence ATGCCGGAAGCGCTCCGATATAAAGACTATCCGATTCTCTTTGTTGACGACGAAGAGATGGCCCTCGTCACCTTCAAAAATCTTTTCAAAAAAGAATTTACGATCCATACGGCCGGAAGCGGGGAAGCTGCGCTCGAGCTCATCGAAAGGCATCCCGAGTTGGCGTTGATCGTTTCGGACCAACGCATGCCGGATATGACCGGCATTGAATTGCTCCGGCGTATTTCGGTGAAGAGGCCCAACCTCATTCGGATGCTGATCACCGCTTATACCGAGATAGAATTGGTGATCGACGCAATCAACCGCGGAAAAGTATATCGATACATCACCAAGCCCTACAACGAAGAAGAATTAAAACAAACCCTAAAGCAGGGGATCGAGCGCTACTACTTGGTGAAAGAGCGGGACCGCCTTTATGCCGAAAAAATAGAAACATTCAAAAAAATGGCTCAAGCCAATCGGCTGACGGCGATCGGGATTCTGGCGGCCGGCATGGCGCACGAAATCAACAACCCCTTGGTCGCGATTAATACCTTTCTTCAGATGATTCCTAAAAAATATGACGAAGAGGTGAAAGACGAGGAGTTTTGGGATAAATTTTATGCCGTCGCACTGGGCGAAACCCATCGGATTCAGATGCTGATCAGTCAGCTTCTTCACTATTCGAAAACCCCCGAAGAAGAGGGGCTGAAATTAAACGGGGTGAATATCAACGATCTTCTTTATGAAACCATCACCTTTATTGATAATGAAGCAAAAAAGAAAGGGCTGACGATTCGGCAAGACTTCGAGCCCGATCTTCCTCTCTGTTATGTTGATCGGGAAAAGATACGGCAGGTGTTTTTAAATATCCTTCTGAATGCCATCCAGGCGACCCATGAGGGCTACATTCGGGTAAAAACATCCGCCGACTTCGATAAAAAAGACCACGCCTTCTTCCATGTGGCCGTTGAAGACACCGGTGTCGGCATCGCCGAAGAAAACATTCAAAAGCTATTCAATCCTTTCTTCACGACAAAACAAAATGAAGGAACCGGCCTCGGATTGATGATGTGCCATCATATTATTGAAGAACACCGCGGCAGCATCGATGTCCATTCGGAACTCGGCAAAGGAACGACCATGACCATCCATCTACCGGTCAATTTAACCGAATTCAACCGGAGAAAATCGGACCGCGCGTCACCTGCTCCCTCCGTCGATCAGTAG
- a CDS encoding ATP-binding protein, which yields MDLDFLSNLRAEASIALSNSLLYDDVSKMSEELRQWAGELEHKVDERTRELAESKHQLEESYQKLQELDQIKSKFFANISHELRTPITLILAPTEMMLSRNLGKLTKDQEKYLTIMQTNSLRLLKLINNLLDLAKVDAGKMELYYNRADFAKYVNDVVFSVSPMAEKKSLDLRFTSEETIPEFFFDADKIEKVILNLVFNALKFTDKGEITVSCSRQENDVLVKVADSGIGIPKEHMPKLFSRFSQADSSASRKYEGTGIGLALSRELVELHHGKIWAESEEGRGTTFLFTIPIYTRLEDVPGALDRRTEIVPVPEKRREEDWTKSLETQADYVTADIVREAAPLPEETSRTDSRHRLLLVEDNPNMLSYIASQLKDEYQLLFAKDGREGVERAMSEVPDLVISDVMMPYKDGYQLCREIKEEPRTCHIPIILLTAKTGITTKIEGLEHGADDYLTKPFNSQELRARVRSLINLRKLEREIQIRNHQLEETLRELKETQSQLVQSEKMAALGLLVAGVAHEINNPISFAKGSLAIVRRSLEQIKVADRLNPAERTELFEDIDISVQVIKNGLDRTENIIKSLKTFVRKDEEVLKPFDLHEGLESTLQLFQHEIAHRITIRREYGKVPSVEAIPGQINQAFMNVLQNAVQSIPDQGEVYIKTEQEGDRVRISVRDTGSGISEKDLIHIFDPFFTTKEVGKGTGLGMTITYKIIENHHGKIDVKSKVGSGTEVVISLPLTQPGVPTEKAGKGLYAGSAPI from the coding sequence ATGGATCTCGATTTTCTTTCAAACCTCCGCGCCGAAGCGTCGATCGCCCTGAGCAACTCCCTTCTCTATGACGACGTCAGCAAGATGTCGGAGGAGCTTCGACAATGGGCGGGCGAGCTGGAACATAAAGTAGATGAACGGACCCGGGAATTAGCGGAAAGCAAGCACCAGCTCGAGGAATCCTACCAGAAACTTCAAGAGCTCGATCAAATCAAATCAAAGTTTTTCGCCAATATCAGCCATGAATTGCGGACGCCGATTACGCTGATTCTTGCCCCCACCGAAATGATGCTCAGCCGAAATTTAGGAAAGCTCACGAAAGATCAGGAAAAATATCTCACCATCATGCAAACGAACTCCTTGCGCTTATTAAAGTTGATCAATAACCTGCTGGATCTGGCGAAGGTGGACGCCGGCAAGATGGAGCTTTATTACAATCGAGCCGATTTTGCCAAGTATGTCAACGACGTCGTCTTCTCCGTCAGCCCGATGGCGGAGAAAAAATCGTTGGACCTTCGATTTACGTCTGAAGAAACGATTCCTGAATTCTTCTTTGACGCCGATAAGATCGAGAAGGTCATTCTCAACCTCGTATTTAATGCGCTGAAGTTCACTGACAAAGGGGAGATCACCGTTTCCTGTTCACGGCAGGAAAACGATGTGCTTGTCAAGGTGGCCGACAGCGGAATCGGGATACCGAAAGAACATATGCCGAAGCTCTTCAGCAGATTCTCCCAAGCGGACAGCTCCGCCAGCCGAAAATATGAAGGAACCGGCATCGGCCTGGCGCTCTCTCGGGAGCTGGTCGAGCTTCATCATGGAAAAATTTGGGCGGAAAGCGAAGAGGGGAGGGGGACGACTTTTTTGTTTACCATCCCCATCTATACCCGGTTGGAAGATGTCCCCGGGGCCTTGGACCGCCGAACCGAGATCGTTCCCGTCCCGGAAAAGAGGAGAGAAGAAGATTGGACCAAATCTCTCGAAACCCAGGCGGATTATGTCACGGCAGACATCGTAAGGGAGGCGGCCCCTCTTCCGGAAGAGACAAGCCGTACCGACAGCCGGCATCGCCTCCTCCTGGTCGAAGATAACCCGAACATGCTCAGTTATATCGCATCGCAATTAAAGGACGAATATCAACTTCTCTTCGCTAAAGATGGAAGAGAGGGGGTCGAGCGGGCAATGTCCGAGGTTCCCGACCTGGTGATCTCGGATGTGATGATGCCGTATAAAGACGGCTATCAGCTTTGCCGTGAAATCAAAGAAGAGCCGCGCACCTGCCACATTCCAATCATTCTTCTCACGGCGAAAACCGGCATTACGACAAAGATCGAAGGATTGGAACACGGCGCGGACGACTATCTCACGAAGCCTTTCAACTCGCAAGAATTGCGCGCCCGCGTTCGTTCTCTGATCAATCTCAGAAAATTAGAGCGTGAGATCCAGATTCGGAATCATCAATTGGAAGAGACGCTGCGAGAGCTCAAGGAAACGCAAAGCCAGCTGGTTCAATCGGAGAAAATGGCGGCCTTGGGCCTGTTGGTCGCAGGGGTGGCCCATGAAATCAACAACCCGATCAGCTTCGCCAAGGGGAGTCTTGCCATTGTCCGGCGCTCGTTGGAACAGATCAAGGTTGCGGATCGACTGAATCCCGCTGAAAGAACAGAGCTGTTCGAGGATATCGACATCTCCGTTCAAGTGATCAAAAACGGGCTCGACCGCACCGAGAATATCATTAAAAGCCTAAAAACCTTTGTAAGAAAAGATGAAGAGGTTCTGAAGCCCTTCGATCTTCACGAGGGGCTTGAATCAACCCTTCAACTCTTTCAACACGAGATCGCCCATCGAATTACGATCCGACGGGAATATGGAAAAGTACCATCCGTTGAGGCGATTCCTGGACAAATCAACCAGGCCTTCATGAATGTCCTTCAGAACGCGGTTCAGTCGATTCCCGATCAAGGAGAGGTGTACATCAAAACGGAGCAGGAAGGGGACCGCGTTCGGATCTCCGTCCGGGATACCGGCTCGGGTATTTCCGAGAAGGACCTTATCCATATCTTTGATCCGTTTTTTACCACCAAGGAGGTGGGCAAGGGAACGGGGCTGGGGATGACCATCACCTACAAGATTATCGAAAACCACCACGGAAAGATCGACGTGAAGAGCAAAGTCGGTTCGGGAACGGAGGTCGTCATTTCTCTTCCGCTGACGCAACCCGGCGTCCCGACGGAAAAAGCGGGGAAAGGGCTCTATGCCGGAAGCGCTCCGATATAA